One genomic segment of Pseudoalteromonas sp. GCY includes these proteins:
- a CDS encoding glycosyltransferase encodes MHVLFLPSWYHTSQKPTLGSFFKEQALSLKEHGCNVGVIYPEPVSIKHALTCTPPSQLNDVQINTKRNRYFTLPALYRINLKQRMVQYQKLFEQYTQDFGLPDVLHAHSCFYGPGGGAGLAAKQIAQQYQIPFVITEHASAAKLSTTPKFETQLIGQAYRAANQLVCVSESLASILRDRFELDRTIEVIGNVVDSKLFTPKEKIQDDFTFITVAHLRPVKRVASIISAFSYITEEHPKAKLLIVGDGEDKQKLKTLCESLRLKQVKFIGDSSREAVAKLMQSSDCYVNWSEYETFSVAVHEALSCGLEVISSPCDGPEYVVKKLNGKVAEDSTIDTLTKLMFEVLKKTSCGLNERNQRHAYIYSNFSRGAIAQQLIREYNAIVK; translated from the coding sequence ATGCATGTATTATTTTTACCCTCTTGGTATCACACCAGTCAAAAACCAACCCTAGGCTCTTTTTTCAAAGAGCAGGCACTTTCGTTAAAAGAACATGGATGTAATGTTGGCGTTATCTATCCCGAGCCGGTTTCAATAAAACATGCCTTGACTTGTACACCACCTTCTCAATTAAATGATGTACAAATCAATACCAAAAGAAATCGATATTTTACTTTACCAGCACTGTACCGAATAAACTTAAAACAACGAATGGTGCAATATCAAAAACTGTTTGAGCAATATACTCAAGACTTTGGATTACCTGATGTATTGCATGCCCATAGCTGCTTTTATGGACCAGGAGGAGGAGCTGGTCTTGCAGCAAAACAAATAGCCCAACAGTATCAGATACCCTTTGTAATTACAGAACATGCATCAGCAGCAAAATTATCGACAACGCCTAAATTCGAGACACAATTAATAGGTCAAGCCTACCGTGCGGCAAATCAATTAGTTTGTGTCTCGGAGAGCCTAGCTAGCATCTTACGGGACAGGTTTGAGTTAGATAGGACTATTGAGGTCATTGGCAATGTGGTTGACTCAAAGTTATTCACCCCTAAAGAAAAAATACAAGATGATTTCACTTTTATTACTGTGGCCCACCTAAGACCAGTTAAACGAGTTGCTAGCATTATTAGCGCATTTTCATACATCACTGAAGAACACCCAAAAGCCAAACTATTAATCGTTGGAGACGGAGAAGATAAACAAAAACTCAAAACACTGTGTGAGTCTTTAAGATTAAAACAAGTTAAATTTATTGGCGATAGCTCTAGAGAAGCCGTCGCTAAACTTATGCAATCCAGCGACTGCTATGTTAATTGGTCCGAATATGAAACCTTTTCTGTTGCTGTACATGAAGCACTATCTTGTGGACTGGAAGTCATTAGTTCTCCATGTGATGGGCCTGAATACGTCGTTAAGAAGCTAAATGGGAAAGTTGCCGAAGACTCCACGATTGATACCCTCACCAAACTCATGTTTGAAGTACTGAAAAAGACGTCGTGTGGCTTAAATGAGCGCAATCAAAGACACGCTTACATATATAGCAACTTCAGTAGGGGTGCAATTGCACAACAATTAATACGAGAGTATAACGCAATTGTTAAGTAA
- a CDS encoding sulfotransferase family 2 domain-containing protein, with the protein MISHQHHCIFVHIPKVAGQSIESAFLNELSLTWEERAPLLLKKNSNPKKGPPRLAHLTASEYVQLGYITPEQFNDYYKFSFVRNPWSRLVSEYTYKQHPFSFKHFVLDYLPSCDSDDYQNHIGNLRHLVPQHCFLYEGNDCLVDTVGKFENLMNDFETISQRVFGHVVDLPYRNKTTKRHPLLEKLIGKKVKPSYQSYFDNETTEFVADFYKRDIELFKYQFE; encoded by the coding sequence ATGATATCTCACCAACATCACTGCATCTTTGTTCACATACCAAAAGTTGCAGGTCAAAGTATTGAAAGTGCATTTCTTAATGAACTTTCCTTAACCTGGGAAGAAAGAGCGCCACTTTTACTCAAAAAAAACAGTAACCCCAAGAAAGGTCCTCCTAGACTCGCTCATTTAACCGCCAGCGAATATGTGCAACTTGGCTACATAACTCCTGAGCAATTTAACGATTACTATAAATTTAGTTTTGTGCGCAACCCTTGGAGTAGGTTGGTATCAGAATATACATACAAGCAACACCCGTTTAGCTTTAAGCACTTTGTACTGGATTACCTGCCTAGCTGCGACTCTGATGATTATCAAAACCATATAGGGAACTTAAGGCACTTAGTTCCACAACATTGTTTTCTCTATGAAGGAAATGACTGTTTAGTAGATACTGTTGGTAAATTCGAAAACTTAATGAATGATTTTGAGACTATCAGCCAACGCGTTTTTGGACATGTTGTCGATTTGCCATACAGAAATAAAACAACAAAAAGACACCCACTGCTAGAAAAGTTAATTGGTAAGAAAGTAAAACCTTCTTATCAATCCTACTTTGACAATGAAACAACTGAATTTGTTGCTGACTTTTATAAAAGGGATATTGAGTTGTTTAAGTACCAGTTTGAATAA
- a CDS encoding secretin N-terminal domain-containing protein has translation MSQFVVKKTALASVVALVILSGCQSTPSANKDFDKYEVTSSYLNGKGEKVTVENAELLKEEDQTQERVKFRFMPAMKISRGDVATAEDVLARFDTEKTLTLAADELALKDYLHHVLGEQLKLSYVLGDDVKEDGKSVTLNLQDSISPRKLFSLTEKLLTERDYVIRLNDGIFYIHKKESAQSNNVIYGYGKKPEDVPNTSLDILQIVPFDYGLQASLPNTIRILLGITAQADVANGVMTVKGKRKDIIRALDLVNLMDKPSMYQREIGAYKTTFTDTKSAIAKLEQLLEEEGITLAKNGGGKGKAPLSVVEIENQGVLIFFATQQSLLERANFWLDQIDKPLKTTELQYFIYQPEFSRAADLGVSLEALIGSNTGSAVGTNTSVDSENKSNQANFSNVARSASSEGLKMVVDERSNTIIFHTSGSRYQQLIPLIKKLDILPKQVMLEVVIAEVTLTDEFKKGVEFAFKNGNYGIETTGQFMGEGFGGLSYLVQGDRGQIKANFLKTNSLVNILSRPTLVVRDGVAASISVGTDIPVVGETATDPLNGTDRQTTKIEYRRTGVELGVRPTVNAQGVVLMEIQQKVSNEVEAGSTSSLNPSVFERSIRTEVVAESGQTIILGGLISNNRTRKESKVPIFGDLPVLGHLFRADTDSGDKTELVVLVTPKVVHNQDEWDGLKQQFQDGLENLTF, from the coding sequence GTGTCTCAATTTGTAGTGAAAAAAACCGCGCTAGCTAGTGTCGTAGCTTTAGTTATTTTGAGTGGTTGTCAAAGCACGCCTTCAGCTAATAAAGACTTTGATAAGTATGAGGTTACCTCATCATACTTAAATGGCAAAGGTGAAAAAGTCACAGTCGAAAACGCAGAATTACTTAAAGAGGAAGATCAAACGCAAGAGCGTGTGAAGTTTCGATTTATGCCTGCAATGAAAATATCACGAGGTGATGTTGCTACGGCTGAAGATGTATTAGCTCGGTTTGACACTGAAAAAACGCTTACTTTGGCGGCAGACGAGCTGGCGTTAAAAGACTATCTTCATCACGTTTTAGGTGAACAGTTGAAGTTGAGTTATGTTCTAGGCGATGATGTTAAGGAAGATGGAAAGTCTGTAACATTAAACCTTCAAGACTCTATTAGCCCGAGAAAGCTATTTAGCCTAACTGAAAAGCTATTGACTGAGCGTGACTACGTTATTCGGTTAAATGACGGAATATTCTATATTCATAAGAAAGAAAGTGCACAATCGAACAATGTTATTTATGGATATGGTAAGAAGCCTGAAGATGTTCCAAACACATCATTAGATATCCTACAAATAGTCCCCTTTGATTATGGTCTGCAAGCCTCGTTGCCAAATACGATCAGGATCTTACTTGGTATTACTGCACAGGCTGATGTTGCAAACGGTGTTATGACTGTCAAAGGTAAACGTAAAGACATTATCAGAGCGTTAGATTTAGTTAACTTAATGGACAAACCAAGTATGTACCAAAGAGAGATTGGTGCTTACAAAACCACTTTTACAGATACAAAAAGTGCGATAGCTAAGTTAGAGCAACTTCTGGAGGAGGAAGGAATAACATTAGCCAAAAACGGAGGTGGGAAGGGAAAAGCGCCACTTTCAGTTGTAGAAATTGAAAACCAAGGGGTTCTGATTTTCTTCGCTACACAGCAAAGTTTGCTAGAGCGTGCAAACTTTTGGCTGGATCAAATAGACAAGCCGCTAAAAACAACTGAGCTACAGTATTTTATTTATCAACCAGAGTTTAGTCGAGCAGCAGATTTAGGCGTGAGTCTTGAGGCGCTAATTGGTTCTAATACAGGTTCAGCTGTGGGGACGAATACAAGCGTAGACAGTGAAAATAAGTCGAACCAAGCGAATTTCAGCAATGTAGCTAGAAGCGCCTCGTCAGAAGGCTTAAAAATGGTTGTTGACGAACGCTCGAACACCATAATATTCCACACTTCAGGGTCGCGATATCAACAGTTGATCCCGCTGATTAAAAAGTTAGATATTTTGCCAAAGCAGGTTATGCTTGAAGTTGTTATTGCAGAGGTTACGTTAACTGACGAGTTCAAAAAGGGAGTCGAGTTCGCCTTTAAAAACGGCAATTACGGAATAGAGACAACCGGCCAGTTTATGGGGGAAGGCTTTGGAGGGTTATCTTATTTAGTTCAAGGCGACCGAGGTCAAATTAAAGCAAACTTCCTCAAAACGAATAGTCTCGTAAACATTTTATCCCGACCAACTCTGGTTGTGAGAGACGGAGTGGCTGCATCTATCAGTGTGGGGACAGATATTCCAGTAGTTGGAGAAACGGCAACAGATCCTTTAAATGGAACAGATAGACAAACTACAAAGATCGAGTATCGCCGAACTGGTGTTGAGCTTGGGGTAAGGCCAACAGTGAATGCGCAGGGCGTTGTATTGATGGAGATCCAACAAAAAGTATCCAACGAAGTAGAGGCCGGCTCAACATCATCCCTTAACCCTAGTGTATTTGAGCGCTCAATTAGAACGGAGGTTGTTGCTGAAAGTGGTCAAACAATAATATTGGGTGGTTTGATTAGTAACAACCGCACGCGGAAAGAGTCAAAAGTCCCTATTTTTGGTGATTTACCTGTACTTGGGCACTTATTTAGGGCCGATACTGACAGTGGAGATAAAACAGAACTTGTTGTGCTGGTTACGCCGAAAGTGGTGCACAATCAAGATGAATGGGATGGCTTAAAGCAGCAGTTTCAGGATGGCTTAGAGAATTTAACCTTTTAG
- a CDS encoding general secretion pathway protein GspK: MMKVNGIALVQVLILTALLSIFALYISSSAKDQVQLATWSNERAEAELLIRSTYSELLFALLTNERAKTSIDEGGTKITERWNFFGHPFSVTSQIEVRLQDLSGKIGLHFFERNRLESLLRYGGVSEDRIGLIIDRLLDWQDADNIARPQGGEGINGVEVRDGYVTDLTDLEKLIDLTPAEKALLYENTTIYFNGSFNPLTASKSLLAAETDETSAEQIDALRKERDVTPLEYRKITGKGVDTDVRLYPGPSVEFTITAKVGDARITKHFVVGTKRYSKGKLEPINIMYKEG; encoded by the coding sequence GTGATGAAAGTAAACGGTATAGCCCTAGTACAAGTACTTATTTTGACGGCATTACTCTCTATTTTTGCACTATATATTTCCTCGTCTGCAAAAGATCAGGTACAGCTTGCAACGTGGTCAAATGAACGTGCAGAAGCCGAGCTACTTATCCGCAGTACTTATTCTGAACTTTTATTCGCCTTGCTAACTAATGAAAGAGCTAAGACGTCTATTGATGAAGGGGGGACGAAGATAACGGAAAGATGGAACTTTTTTGGTCATCCATTTTCAGTAACTTCCCAAATTGAGGTGAGATTGCAAGATCTATCAGGAAAAATTGGACTGCACTTTTTTGAAAGAAACAGACTGGAATCATTATTGCGTTATGGAGGAGTCAGTGAAGACCGAATAGGCTTGATAATAGACCGCTTGTTAGACTGGCAAGATGCTGATAATATCGCCAGACCTCAGGGGGGGGAAGGTATAAACGGGGTTGAAGTAAGAGATGGTTATGTGACCGATCTTACGGATTTGGAAAAACTTATAGATCTAACTCCTGCAGAAAAGGCATTACTGTATGAGAATACAACCATTTATTTCAACGGTTCCTTTAATCCCTTAACGGCATCTAAATCTTTACTTGCAGCTGAAACTGATGAAACAAGCGCCGAGCAAATAGATGCACTGAGAAAAGAGCGAGATGTGACACCTCTCGAGTATCGTAAGATTACAGGGAAAGGCGTAGATACTGATGTTAGGTTGTACCCAGGCCCTTCTGTTGAGTTTACAATTACCGCTAAAGTTGGTGACGCAAGAATAACCAAGCACTTTGTTGTTGGTACTAAACGCTACAGCAAAGGCAAGCTTGAACCAATTAATATTATGTACAAAGAAGGCTAA
- a CDS encoding PilW family protein, with translation MPQNNSRGFTLVEVLVASVILFSTITAVTLIYRGALLSSTKATQSVRITGVLPVATEQIGYMIRRQTSGEVTDLSGRNVFWGVQVEWTANRTDYRSAPSIFNFDTGRDEEQPKKYFLWHVSARFSLENYQRDYEFTEISWNEK, from the coding sequence ATGCCTCAAAACAATTCACGCGGTTTTACGTTAGTAGAAGTGCTCGTTGCCAGTGTTATTTTATTTTCTACAATTACTGCCGTTACCCTCATTTATCGTGGAGCATTACTTTCTAGTACAAAAGCAACTCAATCTGTAAGGATCACGGGTGTTTTACCAGTCGCCACAGAACAAATTGGCTACATGATTCGAAGGCAAACATCTGGTGAGGTTACTGACCTATCTGGTAGAAATGTGTTTTGGGGTGTTCAAGTGGAGTGGACTGCAAATCGAACAGACTACCGGTCCGCGCCATCCATTTTCAACTTCGATACAGGTAGAGATGAAGAGCAACCGAAAAAATATTTTCTTTGGCATGTGAGTGCTAGATTTAGTCTTGAAAATTACCAGCGTGACTATGAGTTTACGGAAATAAGCTGGAATGAAAAGTAA
- a CDS encoding prepilin-type N-terminal cleavage/methylation domain-containing protein has translation MMRKALGFTLVEVMVVMVIITALAGLVGPFTIDAINKNERRAELSSLNNLLKKSGYRAYLTQSLHLVTFENNKLTIIDERNSRPWREVVFKYLTFPTQTLHINKNGFISPSELSVEYNNGKHKVQLDEKVNGIIEVKL, from the coding sequence ATGATGAGAAAGGCACTAGGTTTTACATTAGTTGAAGTAATGGTTGTAATGGTAATTATTACAGCTCTAGCCGGTCTAGTTGGCCCATTCACAATAGATGCAATTAATAAAAATGAACGTCGTGCCGAGCTTTCAAGTTTAAATAACTTGCTTAAAAAATCAGGATATAGGGCTTATTTAACGCAAAGCCTACACTTGGTTACTTTTGAGAATAATAAACTCACTATTATCGATGAGCGAAATTCGCGTCCTTGGCGGGAAGTCGTTTTTAAATATCTCACCTTCCCGACGCAAACTTTACATATAAACAAAAACGGCTTTATCTCACCTTCAGAGTTATCTGTTGAGTACAATAATGGGAAACATAAAGTCCAGCTAGATGAAAAGGTAAATGGTATTATTGAGGTGAAGTTATAA
- a CDS encoding lipopolysaccharide biosynthesis protein, producing the protein MRLPLLLKLLTTTLGFLVNWYFAQKLSTDDFGLFALFQLLILFIVAISKCGLDQAAVRFIASKQHTNIVRFLPRVYAVFFTCTSITVVITGLLCHFYSLLSISGISTFQFWTLLHIASFATAIINLNACIFKGLSKPSLFTTFSGFASLCILLLGATTMHLSTLALVLYLVTGALCITAITSLFIVIKLRPPSTTTPQPRYSFWISAKAFWISGLVYLVVQQGSQLYLSTQVSLSQLGVYAIVTKLAMLPSIFLFALNSVTAAKFAKSYSQHRLDEVKQLFSLSQSTSIFVAAITVLLFYFYSEYLLGIFGEDYKQGELWLLVLIAGQVINLITGPAITLLTMSGQEKTYQNISIFTAAITVILAMHLITNHGPLGAAITTAIAMSTQNLLGYYFARYKILRNH; encoded by the coding sequence ATGAGGCTTCCGCTACTGCTAAAACTACTGACAACGACACTAGGCTTTCTAGTTAATTGGTACTTTGCTCAAAAGTTATCAACAGATGATTTTGGTCTATTTGCCTTATTTCAACTACTTATTTTGTTTATTGTAGCAATAAGTAAATGTGGACTGGACCAAGCCGCAGTTCGCTTCATTGCTTCTAAGCAACATACTAATATTGTCAGGTTTTTACCGCGTGTATATGCTGTTTTCTTTACCTGCACTTCTATCACGGTAGTGATAACTGGATTACTCTGTCACTTTTATAGTTTATTATCCATTTCAGGTATTTCTACCTTTCAATTTTGGACATTACTGCATATAGCCTCATTTGCCACTGCAATAATCAATCTAAACGCATGCATTTTCAAAGGCTTATCAAAACCCAGCTTATTTACCACATTCAGTGGATTTGCTAGCCTATGTATACTGCTCCTTGGTGCTACAACCATGCATTTGAGCACTCTTGCTTTGGTATTGTATCTTGTGACTGGCGCACTGTGCATTACAGCTATTACTAGCCTATTTATTGTAATTAAACTTCGCCCCCCTAGCACCACAACACCCCAACCACGCTATTCATTCTGGATAAGTGCAAAAGCGTTTTGGATTAGTGGTTTAGTCTATTTAGTGGTGCAACAAGGGAGTCAACTATACCTAAGTACACAAGTGTCTCTTTCGCAACTTGGCGTTTATGCCATCGTAACCAAGCTAGCGATGCTCCCAAGTATTTTTTTGTTTGCCTTAAATAGTGTAACGGCCGCAAAGTTCGCAAAAAGCTACTCACAACACCGTCTAGATGAAGTAAAGCAACTGTTTTCACTTAGTCAATCAACATCTATTTTCGTCGCCGCAATCACGGTTTTACTGTTCTATTTTTATTCAGAATATTTATTAGGTATTTTTGGCGAGGATTATAAACAGGGTGAATTATGGTTACTGGTACTTATAGCAGGTCAAGTTATTAACCTTATTACGGGACCTGCAATCACACTGTTAACGATGAGTGGCCAAGAAAAAACCTACCAAAATATTAGCATATTCACTGCTGCTATTACTGTTATATTGGCCATGCACCTCATTACTAATCATGGTCCACTGGGCGCTGCTATTACAACAGCCATTGCAATGAGCACGCAAAACCTCCTCGGATATTACTTCGCAAGATACAAAATACTTAGGAATCATTAA
- a CDS encoding glycosyltransferase family 4 protein, whose amino-acid sequence MQLSKAYHELGFRVVIIVSNVNTVNKQTLPLCETTEYATIWRYDVCFHGQQHSKLKASLLGWQNMRRCFRAARVEFGNALVISRYHITTIHARLAGFSRVSYLLPGVVKFQNQPSNTHKVEGLRQVKQWLALFYHHAIQKLALQVTEKNFVFSSNMLNQLAQIGFDCSKVTMVSPGVDTNKFISLDVNAQTALKGKLGLPLDKNLLLVVGRFTAAKGIEYAIRAQKELLHTHLVLVGGGELEDYYKSLVVKLGIEECVTFVGAVADTSPFYQVASLFLMTSTYEPFGQTILEALSCEVPVIAFRVGETVKTATFEMLGDDACFYVNTLDASDLAKTISCALADVEKRAQISRNGVAFVRQKYSWNALAKSLIK is encoded by the coding sequence ATGCAATTGAGTAAAGCGTATCATGAGTTGGGTTTTCGAGTTGTGATCATTGTTAGTAACGTTAATACTGTTAATAAACAAACCTTACCGCTTTGCGAAACTACCGAATACGCAACCATTTGGAGGTATGACGTTTGTTTTCATGGGCAACAGCACTCTAAGTTGAAAGCATCCCTTTTGGGTTGGCAAAATATGCGACGTTGCTTTAGAGCCGCTAGGGTTGAGTTTGGTAACGCTTTGGTCATTAGTCGTTATCATATTACTACTATCCATGCTCGATTAGCTGGCTTTAGTCGAGTGAGCTATTTATTACCCGGAGTTGTTAAATTCCAAAACCAGCCAAGCAATACTCATAAAGTGGAAGGGCTAAGGCAAGTCAAACAATGGTTAGCGCTTTTTTATCATCATGCGATTCAAAAACTTGCTTTACAGGTAACTGAGAAAAATTTTGTGTTTAGCAGTAATATGTTAAACCAGTTAGCTCAAATTGGTTTTGATTGTAGCAAGGTGACAATGGTGAGCCCTGGAGTAGATACAAATAAATTTATTTCTCTTGATGTAAACGCTCAAACCGCCTTGAAAGGCAAGCTGGGATTACCCTTGGATAAAAACTTATTACTCGTTGTCGGACGGTTTACCGCGGCAAAGGGAATTGAGTATGCAATTCGGGCACAGAAAGAGCTTTTACATACACATTTAGTACTTGTAGGTGGTGGGGAGCTGGAGGATTATTATAAATCCTTAGTTGTGAAACTTGGTATTGAGGAATGTGTTACTTTCGTTGGTGCTGTAGCGGATACTTCTCCATTTTATCAGGTAGCGTCACTATTTCTTATGACATCAACTTATGAACCGTTTGGACAAACTATTCTTGAAGCATTAAGTTGTGAAGTGCCAGTTATTGCGTTTCGCGTAGGAGAGACTGTGAAAACGGCAACTTTCGAGATGCTTGGTGACGATGCATGTTTTTATGTGAATACATTAGATGCTAGTGATTTGGCAAAAACTATTTCATGTGCATTAGCAGACGTTGAAAAGCGAGCGCAAATTTCGCGTAACGGCGTGGCTTTTGTTAGGCAAAAATACAGCTGGAATGCATTGGCTAAATCACTAATAAAGTAA
- a CDS encoding prepilin-type N-terminal cleavage/methylation domain-containing protein has translation MKSKHNGFTLIELLLAITILSGLLLVGNYSYQILASRWQDELGQFSQFQEFSRKLTLFNRTLNGIQPYVVKKRDNLNVRFGFLFEGGEQSLLSISKVGLMQQDFPEVFRLVVQKQENEKYSLLYQAKSTKHFLLKYSDQNIEFSKTYVLFKDLDEVRFNYLGWDSINQKSNEKSNGETPTWRRSYSGLDLQQLPEEIAILMKQDGKDLLYTIELDKNTLRYLTPYLDIS, from the coding sequence ATGAAAAGTAAACACAACGGCTTCACTTTAATTGAACTATTACTGGCAATAACAATACTGTCTGGGTTGCTATTAGTGGGGAACTACTCTTACCAAATACTAGCAAGCCGGTGGCAAGATGAGCTTGGGCAATTTTCACAGTTCCAAGAGTTTTCTCGAAAACTGACATTATTTAATAGAACCCTAAATGGTATTCAGCCCTACGTAGTGAAAAAAAGAGACAACTTAAATGTAAGATTTGGCTTCCTGTTCGAAGGAGGAGAGCAAAGTTTACTTAGTATTTCAAAAGTTGGCTTGATGCAACAAGATTTTCCAGAAGTATTTCGTTTAGTTGTGCAAAAGCAAGAAAATGAAAAGTACAGTTTGCTTTACCAAGCAAAATCAACAAAGCACTTTTTGCTCAAGTACTCAGATCAAAATATCGAGTTTTCAAAAACCTATGTTTTATTCAAAGATCTCGATGAGGTGAGGTTTAACTATCTTGGATGGGACAGTATTAATCAAAAGTCAAATGAGAAAAGTAATGGTGAAACTCCTACTTGGAGACGTTCCTATTCAGGTTTGGACTTGCAGCAATTACCTGAAGAGATCGCGATCTTAATGAAGCAAGATGGTAAAGACTTACTGTACACCATTGAATTAGATAAAAATACGCTTAGGTATTTAACTCCATATTTGGATATCTCGTGA
- a CDS encoding type II secretion system F family protein — MPNFKYKALDSSGAKVEGSVEKASSDDAIRFLESEGLYTLSITEEKAGISLFSSGKVSLADLEFLTAELSLLLASGVKIDKGLDIIRKTKAKPALADMLKDISKRIKGGESLSEACKAHPKTFDKLYCNLIELGEASGNLTEVFADLANDLKFKRDLRSKIISSLSYPAVIFFVCILSVLFIFNFIIPKMAEMFREADNLPWYTEMMLSLSDWMVNYQWFLIVGTIVSVGGFISLLKHEHFTDSLDRLALRLPLVSYLVISVERIRFNSGLAMMIRSGVAIDKALKLSTGNVKNHVLRHQLDIAQQKVNRGSALSPALSQTELYPDFFVSLLEVGEESGHLEKVFSEIASRSRQEFESWTQKVTTLLEPLMILFMGGIVGGVVVVMLLSMVSMNDIGL; from the coding sequence ATGCCAAACTTCAAATATAAGGCACTTGATTCATCCGGAGCTAAAGTTGAAGGCAGTGTAGAGAAAGCCTCCAGTGATGATGCTATTCGATTCCTTGAAAGTGAGGGGCTTTATACTTTAAGCATTACAGAGGAGAAAGCTGGTATTTCTTTATTTTCCTCTGGAAAGGTGTCTTTGGCAGACCTAGAATTTTTGACCGCCGAATTAAGCCTTCTACTCGCTTCTGGTGTGAAAATAGACAAAGGTCTGGACATTATTCGGAAAACAAAAGCTAAGCCTGCTCTTGCTGACATGCTTAAAGATATTTCGAAAAGAATAAAAGGGGGGGAAAGTTTATCTGAAGCGTGTAAAGCCCACCCCAAAACTTTCGATAAACTATACTGTAATCTAATCGAATTAGGTGAAGCGTCAGGGAATTTGACAGAAGTGTTTGCTGACTTGGCTAATGACTTAAAGTTTAAACGTGATTTACGCTCAAAGATTATTAGCTCTTTAAGCTACCCAGCTGTGATTTTCTTTGTTTGCATATTAAGTGTTTTATTCATTTTTAATTTCATCATTCCTAAAATGGCTGAAATGTTCAGAGAAGCCGATAATTTACCTTGGTATACGGAAATGATGCTTTCTCTAAGTGACTGGATGGTGAACTATCAGTGGTTCCTGATTGTGGGTACGATAGTGAGTGTAGGTGGCTTCATTAGTCTGTTAAAACATGAACACTTTACTGATAGCTTAGACAGATTGGCACTGCGTCTGCCTTTAGTCTCCTATCTAGTGATTTCCGTAGAGCGAATTCGCTTTAACAGTGGGTTGGCAATGATGATACGATCTGGAGTTGCTATAGATAAGGCGCTAAAGCTATCTACAGGTAACGTTAAAAATCATGTTTTACGTCATCAGTTAGATATCGCACAACAGAAAGTTAATCGAGGCAGTGCGTTAAGCCCTGCCCTTAGCCAAACAGAGCTATATCCAGACTTTTTTGTTTCGCTTTTAGAAGTTGGCGAAGAGTCGGGCCATTTGGAAAAAGTATTTTCAGAAATAGCTTCCCGCTCTAGGCAAGAGTTTGAAAGTTGGACACAAAAGGTGACAACATTACTTGAACCGCTGATGATTCTGTTTATGGGGGGGATCGTAGGTGGTGTCGTTGTCGTTATGCTGTTGAGTATGGTTTCAATGAATGATATTGGCTTATAG
- a CDS encoding sulfotransferase family 2 domain-containing protein translates to MIKKLTRLLKRWLPLPVYPYKSYMIRKQCIFIHIPKNAGTSVLKAFGYRGYRLHAKWFDYNESNPYLFERYHKFAIVRAPLARLYSAYNYVIKGGNQSEGDRALQQQVLSNARTFTEFVDKILTPEFVLFQPLFQPQSYYIFDSQYQCKVDTILRYESLNHDWRKLCILKGWTMELPWLNKGASTLPEALSPQQLEKIQCLYKVDYELLGYRFNE, encoded by the coding sequence ATGATTAAAAAGCTAACAAGGCTTCTTAAACGCTGGTTGCCACTTCCTGTCTACCCGTATAAATCTTATATGATAAGAAAGCAGTGTATTTTTATTCACATTCCAAAAAATGCAGGTACCAGTGTCTTAAAGGCATTTGGCTATAGAGGTTATCGGCTTCATGCTAAGTGGTTTGATTATAATGAATCTAACCCATATCTTTTTGAACGCTATCATAAGTTTGCTATCGTTAGAGCGCCCTTAGCAAGGTTATATTCTGCTTACAACTATGTAATAAAAGGTGGTAACCAGAGTGAAGGGGATAGGGCGTTGCAACAGCAGGTGCTAAGTAATGCCAGAACGTTCACGGAATTTGTAGATAAGATATTGACTCCTGAATTTGTGTTGTTTCAACCTTTATTTCAACCACAGAGCTACTATATATTTGATTCTCAGTATCAATGTAAAGTTGATACTATTTTACGCTATGAATCTTTGAATCACGATTGGCGTAAGCTTTGTATTTTGAAAGGATGGACAATGGAGTTACCTTGGTTAAATAAAGGGGCTTCAACATTACCCGAGGCGCTCTCCCCGCAACAGCTCGAAAAAATTCAATGTTTATATAAAGTTGATTATGAATTACTAGGTTATCGCTTCAATGAGTAG